Proteins found in one Brevibacillus brevis genomic segment:
- a CDS encoding alpha/beta hydrolase: protein MNLELVEYHPEGVSSEAPLLFVHGACHGAWCWEKNFLPYFADKGFSSYALSFRGHGESDGFDHLHTYTLQDYTDDVLEVIGRLKNKPVLIGHSMGGGIVQKILHQYPDIISGTVLVASIPPHGGMRDLFRLMFKNFKEAMQLFTYNEKRDASLLANVFFSKELPMEKKDEWVKLLQPESLKARTEMNGKIVPKTISAKAPMLVIGSKQDRMISEKTTRRIGKAYGIEPVLFPNISHDMMLDPEWEAVAGEILAFLNESISEQRR from the coding sequence ATGAATTTGGAACTAGTAGAATACCATCCTGAGGGCGTTTCTAGCGAAGCGCCTCTTCTTTTTGTGCATGGAGCATGTCATGGAGCATGGTGTTGGGAAAAAAACTTCCTTCCTTATTTTGCGGACAAAGGCTTTTCTTCCTATGCGCTGAGCTTTCGTGGGCACGGTGAAAGTGACGGCTTTGACCATCTTCATACCTACACCCTACAGGATTACACGGATGATGTTCTTGAAGTGATAGGTCGTCTAAAAAACAAGCCAGTCCTAATCGGGCACTCCATGGGCGGAGGAATTGTGCAGAAGATCTTGCACCAGTATCCAGATATAATCTCGGGTACCGTACTCGTTGCCTCGATTCCTCCACATGGCGGGATGCGTGACCTATTCCGATTGATGTTCAAAAATTTTAAAGAAGCTATGCAGTTGTTTACATATAACGAAAAAAGAGATGCCTCGCTGCTTGCCAATGTCTTTTTTTCCAAGGAGCTGCCGATGGAAAAAAAGGACGAGTGGGTGAAGCTCTTGCAGCCGGAATCACTGAAAGCAAGAACTGAGATGAATGGAAAAATTGTTCCAAAAACCATCAGTGCGAAAGCTCCGATGCTGGTTATCGGCTCCAAGCAGGATCGGATGATTTCTGAGAAAACAACGCGCCGAATTGGCAAAGCATACGGAATCGAGCCTGTTCTTTTCCCAAATATCAGTCACGATATGATGCTTGATCCTGAATGGGAAGCTGTTGCGGGCGAGATTTTGGCTTTTTTAAACGAATCGATATCTGAACAGCGGAGGTAG
- a CDS encoding methyltransferase domain-containing protein produces MEGSYQIANIATNVEVEIERLKSQVELFWDKELKHYIEFGLTDGMSVIELGSGPGFVMEKVMQAFPNGRVTGLEIDPLLVDYSQNYLTKTQSDRFEIIAGSIMETGLPSDSYDFAITRLVLEHLPDPVGAVREVARLLKPSGKAVFIDNDFEMHIMTTPHVPELRELYDAYCAARYAEGGNPKIGRELPTVLKQGGLGKIDFEVICAHSELLGYEMFLKSEGVGIPVQLVRDGYLSSKALGKLSVAWRNMLNTEGHSILRQLYMAVGEKTV; encoded by the coding sequence ATGGAAGGTTCTTATCAAATCGCAAACATTGCAACGAATGTTGAGGTAGAAATAGAACGCTTGAAATCGCAGGTGGAGCTGTTCTGGGATAAGGAGCTGAAGCATTATATCGAGTTTGGTCTGACAGATGGGATGTCGGTCATAGAGCTGGGCTCGGGCCCGGGATTCGTGATGGAAAAGGTCATGCAGGCGTTTCCAAATGGCAGAGTGACGGGATTGGAGATCGATCCTCTTCTCGTTGATTATTCCCAAAACTATTTGACAAAAACGCAATCGGATCGATTTGAGATCATCGCGGGATCGATTATGGAAACGGGCTTACCCAGCGATTCCTATGATTTTGCCATTACGCGACTCGTATTGGAACATTTGCCCGACCCAGTTGGTGCGGTTCGTGAAGTAGCGAGGTTGTTAAAACCAAGTGGCAAAGCGGTATTCATCGACAATGATTTCGAGATGCATATCATGACCACCCCACATGTACCAGAATTGCGAGAGCTATATGATGCCTACTGTGCGGCACGCTATGCGGAAGGTGGCAACCCGAAAATCGGTCGTGAACTGCCAACGGTGCTAAAACAAGGCGGACTCGGAAAAATAGATTTCGAAGTCATTTGCGCTCACAGTGAGCTTCTCGGGTACGAAATGTTTCTAAAGTCGGAGGGTGTAGGCATACCTGTGCAGTTGGTGCGTGACGGTTATTTGTCCAGTAAGGCGCTGGGCAAGCTATCTGTGGCATGGCGAAACATGCTGAATACGGAAGGTCATTCCATTCTCAGACAGCTGTACATGGCTGTTGGTGAGAAAACGGTGTAG